In Bacillus cytotoxicus NVH 391-98, the following are encoded in one genomic region:
- the csaB gene encoding polysaccharide pyruvyl transferase CsaB: protein MRLVLSGYYGFYNVGDEAILQSIIKALHEEDPTLQLVVLSNDPDYTRKMYGVEAVNRWDIKAIYREIKQSNGLISGGGSLLQDKTSIKSILYYTGIMRLARFLKKPYYIYAQGIGPITKKQNRLLVKWHVSKAEYISVRDEDSFLYLKEIGIKKGIELVPDPVLACQPEQQHSGWLQKQSVQGKVIAVSVRYWDAKEDYMRKLAETLKKFKQEGYHILFVPMHGPFDQNASRDIINLMGEEAHMLPYKMDIHEKIAILSECSLLIGMRLHALIFAAVANIPMIGISYDPKIDSFLQQVNQPIIGNVDGDWTAETLYSMAMKQLQQKENVQLTLGQRVEELREQISKASKHIIYDLHTREGAKREVKSKI from the coding sequence GTGCGGTTAGTTTTATCAGGATATTACGGTTTTTATAATGTTGGGGACGAAGCGATTTTGCAGTCAATTATTAAGGCATTACATGAAGAGGATCCTACTCTTCAACTTGTTGTACTTTCCAATGATCCTGACTATACAAGGAAAATGTACGGTGTAGAAGCAGTAAATCGCTGGGATATAAAAGCGATTTATCGCGAGATAAAACAAAGTAATGGTCTCATTAGTGGAGGCGGTAGCTTATTACAAGATAAAACGAGTATTAAAAGCATCTTATATTATACAGGTATTATGCGCTTAGCTCGTTTTTTGAAGAAACCGTACTATATTTATGCACAAGGAATTGGTCCCATTACAAAGAAGCAAAATCGATTATTAGTAAAATGGCATGTGTCAAAAGCAGAATATATCTCAGTGCGTGATGAAGACTCTTTTCTGTATTTAAAAGAAATTGGTATTAAGAAAGGTATTGAACTTGTCCCTGACCCCGTATTAGCTTGTCAGCCAGAGCAGCAACATTCAGGCTGGTTACAAAAGCAATCTGTTCAGGGGAAAGTGATTGCAGTGAGTGTTCGTTACTGGGATGCAAAAGAAGATTATATGAGAAAGTTAGCCGAAACGTTAAAGAAGTTTAAGCAAGAGGGCTATCATATTTTGTTTGTACCGATGCATGGACCGTTCGATCAAAATGCATCTCGTGATATTATTAATTTAATGGGGGAAGAAGCTCATATGCTCCCGTATAAAATGGATATTCACGAAAAAATTGCTATTTTATCAGAATGTTCCCTGTTAATTGGAATGAGACTCCATGCGCTTATATTTGCTGCAGTAGCAAATATACCTATGATTGGTATTTCATACGATCCAAAGATTGATTCCTTTTTACAACAAGTGAATCAGCCGATCATTGGCAACGTAGATGGAGATTGGACAGCGGAAACATTATATAGCATGGCGATGAAACAACTTCAACAAAAAGAAAATGTACAGTTGACACTAGGTCAGCGCGTGGAAGAATTACGTGAACAAATTTCAAAAGCTTCCAAGCACATTATTTATGATTTACATACAAGAGAAGGGGCAAAAAGAGAAGTGAAATCGAAAATTTAG
- a CDS encoding S-layer homology domain-containing protein, translating into MAKNNSYKKVIAGTMTAAMVAGVVSPVAAAGKTFPDVENHWSKDSVYYLVEKGAIKGNDDGTFAPDRTVTRAEAATMMAQILNLKIEENAKPSFKDAQDHWASKFIAAVEKAGVVAGKGDGTFDPNGKIDRASMAAMLVGAYKLDSKVSGELKTKFDDLKNHWGEKKANILVELGISVGTGSAWEPNKSVTRAEAAQFIANTDKKFGAAAKVDSAKVATSQKLEVKFDKAVEKLTKEDVKVANKANNDKVLVKDVTLSEDKTTATVELYGKLEAKQTYTVDVNNVGKTEVTVGSLEPKTIEMADQTVVAGKATKLQYKVTDENGTEIVSPTGIEFETPAAEGTIKNGEITLAKGTSTTVKAVYKKGGKVVAESKTVKVSAEGATVASISNWTVTEQNKADFTSKDFKQNNKVYEGDNAYVQVELKDQFNVVTTGNVEYESLNTEVAVVDKATGKVTVLSAGKAPVKVTVKDENGKELATKTVEIETFAKKAMNEIKLEKTNLTLSTKDVTDFKVEAPVLDQYGKDFVADKVEVKVYDKDGKELKEHALKADYKNKELVVNSNGQKAGKYTVELTAISGEKEVKAKLALELKDPGLFSKFEVRGLENELDKYVTDEHKKNEMTVSILPVDANGLVLNGAEKAKLEVTTTDKEGKEVPATSAQISVQDNRVITVGTAAKAGETYKVAVKLADGKLITTHSFKVVDTAPAAKKLAVEFTSTTLKDVAPKADLKAELANILSVDNVPATEASATVTDVKFVSADTNVVADETGLFGEKGSTSVFVKELTVKKGEKTQKVEFDKPVRVAVIY; encoded by the coding sequence ATGGCAAAGAATAACTCTTACAAAAAAGTAATCGCTGGTACAATGACAGCTGCAATGGTAGCAGGCGTTGTTTCTCCAGTAGCAGCAGCAGGTAAAACATTCCCAGACGTAGAAAATCACTGGTCAAAAGACTCAGTTTACTACTTAGTAGAAAAAGGTGCTATCAAAGGTAACGATGACGGTACATTTGCTCCTGACCGCACAGTAACTCGTGCAGAAGCAGCTACAATGATGGCTCAAATTTTAAACTTAAAAATTGAAGAAAATGCAAAACCATCTTTCAAAGATGCTCAAGATCACTGGGCTTCAAAATTCATCGCAGCTGTAGAAAAAGCTGGTGTAGTTGCAGGTAAAGGTGACGGCACATTCGATCCAAATGGAAAAATCGATCGTGCTTCAATGGCAGCTATGCTTGTAGGAGCTTACAAATTAGATTCTAAAGTAAGTGGAGAATTAAAAACGAAATTCGATGACTTAAAAAATCATTGGGGTGAAAAGAAAGCGAACATCCTAGTTGAATTAGGAATCTCTGTAGGTACAGGTAGCGCTTGGGAGCCAAACAAATCTGTAACTCGTGCAGAAGCAGCTCAATTTATTGCAAACACTGATAAGAAGTTCGGTGCAGCAGCAAAAGTTGACTCTGCAAAAGTAGCTACATCTCAAAAATTAGAAGTTAAATTCGACAAAGCTGTTGAAAAATTAACTAAAGAAGATGTGAAGGTAGCAAACAAAGCTAACAACGATAAAGTATTAGTTAAAGATGTAACTTTATCTGAAGATAAAACAACTGCTACAGTTGAATTATACGGTAAACTAGAAGCTAAACAAACTTACACTGTAGATGTAAATAATGTTGGTAAAACAGAAGTAACTGTTGGCTCTTTAGAACCAAAAACAATTGAAATGGCTGATCAAACAGTTGTAGCTGGAAAAGCAACTAAATTACAATACAAAGTTACTGATGAAAACGGTACTGAAATTGTTTCACCAACTGGTATTGAATTTGAAACTCCAGCTGCTGAAGGAACAATTAAAAACGGTGAGATTACTTTAGCAAAAGGTACTTCAACTACTGTAAAAGCAGTATACAAAAAAGGCGGTAAAGTAGTAGCTGAAAGTAAAACTGTAAAAGTTTCTGCTGAAGGTGCTACAGTAGCTTCAATCTCTAATTGGACAGTTACAGAACAAAATAAAGCTGACTTTACTTCTAAAGATTTCAAACAAAATAATAAAGTTTATGAAGGCGACAATGCTTACGTTCAAGTAGAATTGAAAGATCAATTTAATGTGGTAACAACTGGAAATGTTGAATATGAATCATTAAATACAGAAGTAGCAGTGGTAGATAAAGCTACAGGTAAAGTAACAGTACTAAGTGCAGGCAAAGCGCCAGTAAAAGTAACTGTTAAAGATGAAAACGGTAAAGAACTTGCTACAAAAACAGTTGAAATCGAAACTTTTGCTAAAAAAGCAATGAACGAAATTAAATTAGAAAAAACAAACTTAACTCTTTCTACAAAAGATGTAACAGACTTCAAAGTAGAAGCACCGGTATTAGACCAATATGGCAAAGACTTTGTTGCTGATAAAGTAGAAGTAAAAGTTTACGATAAAGATGGCAAAGAACTAAAAGAACATGCATTAAAAGCTGATTATAAAAACAAAGAATTAGTAGTAAATTCTAACGGCCAAAAAGCTGGTAAATACACAGTAGAATTAACAGCTATTTCTGGTGAAAAAGAAGTTAAAGCTAAATTAGCATTAGAGTTAAAAGACCCAGGTTTATTCTCTAAATTTGAAGTTCGTGGTTTAGAGAACGAATTAGATAAATATGTTACTGATGAACACAAGAAAAATGAAATGACTGTTTCGATTCTTCCAGTTGATGCAAATGGTTTAGTTCTAAATGGTGCAGAAAAGGCTAAATTAGAAGTAACAACAACAGATAAAGAAGGTAAAGAAGTACCTGCAACTAGTGCACAAATTTCTGTACAAGATAACCGTGTAATTACTGTTGGTACAGCTGCAAAAGCTGGTGAAACTTATAAAGTAGCTGTTAAATTAGCTGATGGTAAGTTAATCACAACTCACTCATTTAAAGTTGTTGATACAGCACCAGCTGCTAAAAAACTAGCAGTAGAATTTACAAGCACAACTCTTAAAGATGTGGCTCCAAAAGCTGATTTAAAAGCTGAGCTTGCAAACATTCTATCTGTTGATAACGTACCTGCAACTGAAGCAAGTGCAACTGTAACTGATGTGAAATTTGTTTCTGCAGATACAAATGTTGTAGCTGATGAAACTGGTTTATTTGGTGAAAAAGGTTCAACTTCTGTCTTTGTTAAAGAACTTACTGTTAAAAAAGGTGAGAAAACACAAAAAGTTGAATTTGACAAACCAGTAAGAGTAGCTGTAATCTATTAA
- a CDS encoding S-layer homology domain-containing protein, translated as MAKNNSYKKVIAGTMTAAMVAGVVSPVAAENKSFPDVPSDHWAAESIYYLVDQGAIKGKPDGTYGPSEAIDRASAATIFAQLLELPIDENAQPSFKDAKNTWAAKYIAAVEKAGVIVGDGKDNFYPEGKIDRASFASMLVNAYNLKDKVNGTLVTKFDDLRGHWGEEKANILVNLGISVGTGKAWEPDKSVTRAEAAQFIAQTHSKYGKEDNSEAKVTNVSVSGPTELTLTGTGLKKLAAEDVTLEGNKAIAIQASEDGKTATVTLSGKVAPNKDLTVKVKDDSFNAKYVYEVKKLRVEPLTFDDDRAGQAVVFKVNDEKGNADIEYLDIAGYDVKFVANNLDGTPAEIFEGGSAESTTGKLAEGIAEGKYKVEVQVTKRGGITITNTGFIEVKNLDAEATAIKNVVFAVDANRDGKVNYAKVLNGTDFTLNSKTLVAGEKAGIHKVVAQINKENKVVDPNAISLKSSNPGVISVKNGEIKAEAAGSATLTVKVGDVTKDFNFVVKTDARKLTTVKANPDQLKVVEGKELPVTFVTTDQYGDPFGANTDAIKEVLPQTGIVKALDVTTTKEGSIGTSSILVKGAKVGAGTIHFQNPNNNASGEGYGSLHVEVTKSNIGHDAPRFELVSKAGQKDQAADTTLAAGNTVAYQLSNYTTEGVYADAASLEGYEFRVGNEEIAEAKIDGKTLKVTGKKAGVTDVILTKDGATAGHATITVTQENIQITSVKFKDVEVEQFENRKVDIHRVLDVVKSDKDDVINGIKLNINTEHKVRIVDDAANPEQGKLYLDRNDNATFDGNDVALGYVTAVKSNDTVSKEGNELFDFLADETADKKNDVFKGVTTAFGDKGTVIFKVLKDRVAPTTEYGTKAVTINVIKEEI; from the coding sequence ATGGCAAAGAATAACTCTTACAAGAAAGTAATTGCAGGTACAATGACAGCGGCAATGGTGGCGGGAGTTGTATCTCCAGTAGCAGCGGAAAATAAATCGTTCCCAGATGTTCCATCTGATCATTGGGCAGCAGAATCCATTTATTATTTAGTAGATCAAGGTGCTATCAAAGGTAAACCAGATGGCACATATGGTCCAAGTGAAGCGATTGACCGCGCTTCTGCAGCAACGATCTTTGCACAGCTTTTAGAATTACCAATTGATGAAAATGCTCAGCCATCTTTCAAAGATGCTAAAAATACATGGGCTGCAAAATACATTGCGGCAGTTGAAAAAGCAGGTGTTATCGTCGGTGACGGTAAAGATAACTTCTATCCAGAAGGTAAAATCGATCGTGCTTCTTTCGCATCTATGTTAGTAAATGCATATAACTTAAAAGATAAAGTAAACGGCACATTAGTGACAAAATTTGATGACTTAAGAGGACATTGGGGCGAAGAAAAAGCAAATATCCTCGTTAACCTTGGCATTTCTGTAGGTACAGGTAAGGCTTGGGAGCCAGATAAATCTGTAACTCGTGCAGAGGCAGCTCAATTTATTGCACAAACACATAGTAAATATGGAAAAGAAGATAACAGTGAAGCGAAAGTAACGAACGTTTCTGTTTCTGGACCAACAGAGTTAACATTAACTGGTACAGGATTGAAAAAGCTTGCTGCTGAAGATGTAACGCTTGAAGGAAACAAAGCGATTGCAATTCAAGCAAGTGAAGATGGAAAAACAGCAACTGTAACACTTAGCGGTAAAGTTGCTCCAAATAAAGATCTTACTGTAAAAGTAAAAGATGATTCATTCAATGCGAAATATGTATATGAAGTGAAAAAATTACGTGTAGAACCACTTACATTTGATGACGATCGTGCAGGTCAAGCAGTTGTATTTAAAGTGAATGACGAAAAAGGCAACGCTGACATCGAATATTTAGATATAGCTGGTTACGATGTGAAATTTGTTGCGAATAACTTAGATGGTACTCCGGCAGAAATCTTTGAAGGAGGTTCTGCAGAGTCAACAACTGGTAAACTAGCTGAAGGTATCGCTGAAGGTAAATATAAAGTGGAAGTACAAGTGACAAAACGCGGCGGCATTACCATTACAAACACTGGCTTTATCGAAGTGAAAAACCTTGATGCAGAAGCAACAGCAATTAAAAATGTTGTCTTTGCAGTAGATGCAAATAGAGACGGAAAAGTAAATTATGCTAAAGTACTAAATGGAACAGACTTTACTTTAAATAGTAAAACATTAGTTGCTGGTGAAAAAGCAGGTATCCATAAAGTTGTTGCTCAAATTAATAAAGAGAACAAAGTTGTTGATCCTAATGCAATTAGCTTGAAATCATCTAATCCAGGTGTTATCTCCGTGAAAAACGGTGAAATTAAAGCGGAAGCAGCTGGTTCTGCAACACTTACTGTTAAAGTGGGCGATGTAACAAAAGACTTTAACTTTGTTGTAAAAACGGATGCACGTAAACTTACAACTGTAAAAGCAAATCCAGATCAATTAAAAGTTGTTGAAGGCAAAGAGTTACCAGTAACATTTGTAACAACTGACCAATATGGCGATCCATTTGGTGCAAACACTGACGCAATTAAAGAAGTGTTACCGCAAACAGGTATTGTAAAAGCTCTAGATGTTACTACAACAAAAGAAGGTTCAATTGGCACATCTTCTATTCTAGTAAAAGGTGCGAAAGTGGGAGCAGGTACAATCCACTTCCAAAACCCAAATAACAATGCAAGCGGCGAAGGTTACGGCTCACTTCATGTTGAAGTTACGAAGAGCAATATCGGTCATGACGCTCCACGTTTCGAGCTAGTTTCTAAAGCAGGTCAAAAAGATCAAGCAGCAGATACTACACTTGCAGCAGGAAATACAGTTGCATATCAATTATCTAACTACACTACAGAAGGTGTATATGCAGATGCAGCAAGCTTAGAAGGTTACGAATTTAGAGTAGGTAATGAGGAAATTGCGGAAGCTAAAATTGATGGAAAAACATTAAAAGTAACAGGTAAAAAAGCAGGTGTTACAGATGTTATTTTAACGAAAGATGGCGCTACAGCTGGACACGCTACAATTACTGTTACACAAGAAAATATTCAAATTACATCTGTTAAATTTAAAGATGTAGAAGTGGAACAATTTGAAAATCGTAAAGTAGATATTCATAGAGTACTTGACGTTGTGAAGAGTGATAAAGATGATGTTATAAACGGCATCAAATTAAATATCAACACAGAACATAAAGTACGTATTGTAGATGATGCAGCAAATCCAGAACAAGGTAAACTTTACCTTGACCGCAACGACAATGCTACATTTGATGGTAACGATGTTGCGCTTGGTTATGTAACAGCTGTGAAATCAAATGATACAGTATCTAAAGAAGGAAATGAACTATTCGACTTCTTAGCTGATGAAACTGCTGATAAGAAAAATGATGTCTTCAAAGGTGTAACAACTGCATTTGGAGATAAAGGTACAGTTATCTTTAAAGTATTGAAAGATAGAGTTGCACCAACTACTGAGTATGGTACAAAAGCTGTAACAATCAACGTAATTAAAGAAGAAATCTAA
- the patB1 gene encoding secondary cell wall polysaccharide O-acetyltransferase PatB1, translating into MKKLGNFVLCIGFLTIILSFGIISLLKTDRAISPVENRQLAQKPVLTKESIVSGNFFKDFEAYTNDQLVGRDELIKTYTLAQIKMDKSLINDIILTDDKWLLKNPAWTTKYKEIDKSMPRIRELSQFLKEQNIEFYFALPPSKTNALSFKLPSHIQTYAKENLQYFLNQLPADVKPIKIMEHFQKQYTQKEIQDMYFKTDHHWNMDGAFLGYQYIMNTIKQESSIYIGKEVKREDYTRVCAKNKHLVGSFNNQLYQLIDATGEKLCYYTPKGGFHFTSVTVKDANGTIYHSLDELYGTEKQKGTTSYAGYYTNDYPEIIFENHDAPNNTRILILKDSFANAIIPHFAQNFKHTSILDLRHYHEKDVYQYIKDNNINMVLFVYSDSNLSGEMFKFKQ; encoded by the coding sequence ATGAAAAAATTGGGGAACTTTGTTCTTTGTATCGGTTTTCTCACCATTATCCTTTCATTTGGAATTATATCATTGCTGAAAACAGATCGTGCGATTTCACCTGTTGAAAATCGTCAACTTGCTCAAAAACCTGTCCTGACAAAAGAATCGATTGTGTCGGGCAATTTCTTTAAAGATTTCGAAGCATATACAAACGATCAATTAGTGGGCCGAGATGAGCTCATAAAAACCTATACGCTTGCCCAGATCAAAATGGACAAGTCTCTCATTAACGATATCATTCTTACCGATGATAAATGGCTCTTAAAAAATCCGGCATGGACAACAAAATATAAAGAAATTGACAAGTCAATGCCAAGGATTCGAGAATTGTCTCAGTTTCTGAAAGAACAAAATATTGAGTTTTACTTTGCACTGCCGCCGTCTAAAACGAACGCCTTATCATTTAAATTACCTTCTCACATTCAAACATATGCAAAGGAAAATTTACAATACTTTTTAAATCAACTTCCAGCGGATGTAAAACCAATTAAAATTATGGAGCATTTTCAGAAACAATATACACAAAAAGAAATACAAGATATGTATTTTAAAACAGATCATCACTGGAATATGGATGGTGCCTTTCTAGGCTACCAATACATTATGAATACGATAAAACAAGAATCTTCTATATATATAGGAAAAGAAGTGAAGCGAGAAGATTACACGCGAGTATGTGCAAAAAACAAGCATCTCGTTGGTAGCTTTAATAACCAATTGTATCAGCTCATCGATGCAACAGGTGAAAAACTATGCTATTACACACCAAAGGGTGGCTTCCACTTCACAAGTGTTACGGTCAAAGATGCAAATGGCACAATTTATCATTCACTAGATGAACTATATGGTACAGAAAAACAAAAGGGCACAACATCATACGCAGGGTATTACACAAACGATTATCCGGAAATTATCTTTGAAAATCATGATGCACCAAACAATACCCGTATTTTAATTTTAAAAGACTCATTTGCAAATGCGATCATACCGCACTTCGCCCAAAACTTTAAACATACATCAATACTAGATTTACGTCACTATCACGAAAAAGATGTTTACCAATACATAAAAGACAACAATATTAATATGGTCTTGTTTGTATATAGTGACTCCAATTTAAGTGGTGAAATGTTTAAGTTTAAGCAATAA
- a CDS encoding MBOAT family O-acyltransferase, with product MVFSSTVFLFIFLPLVLFFYFIVRAALRNFVLLAFSLLFYAWGEPRFVFLMLFSILLNYCFGLLVHRYEQHKNMKITFLIMAIIGNILLLAYFKYISFFADIVNQTLNLSIHIDPVPLPIGISFYTFQAMSYVIDIYRKDGKVQKNPLDLALYISIFPQLIAGPIVRYNIVAEQIKSRIHSFEKFTEGIQIFILGLAKKVLIANQVGFVADKIFALPPSEIGVGTAWIGIIAYTLQIYFDFSGYSDMAIGLGKMFGFDFPRNFHYPYISKSISEFWRRWHITLGSWFRDYVYIPLGGNRVSKLANYRNVCIVWGLTGLWHGASWTFLAWGLYYGLIISIEKAGLEKLLQKLWKPLQHMYVLLLVMIGWVFFRADNFAYSFQYLQSMIGLHHPLTDDNTMLYLHEYGLVFLIAFIAATPILMRIQNVLELAPKTYAFSMQIARPIILLTLFMISIMYLVNSTYNPFIYFRF from the coding sequence TTGGTATTTAGTAGTACTGTTTTCTTATTTATCTTTTTACCCTTAGTATTATTTTTCTATTTTATTGTGCGGGCTGCATTACGGAACTTCGTATTACTAGCATTTAGTTTACTCTTTTACGCATGGGGAGAACCACGTTTTGTTTTCTTAATGCTCTTCTCCATCCTATTAAACTACTGCTTCGGTTTACTCGTACATCGTTATGAGCAGCATAAAAATATGAAAATCACCTTTTTAATTATGGCGATTATCGGTAATATTTTACTTCTTGCTTATTTTAAGTATATTTCCTTCTTTGCTGACATTGTCAATCAAACATTGAACCTATCGATTCATATCGATCCTGTTCCATTACCAATTGGAATCTCATTCTATACGTTCCAAGCAATGTCTTATGTCATTGATATATACCGTAAAGATGGAAAGGTTCAAAAAAATCCGCTCGATTTAGCATTGTATATCTCGATTTTCCCGCAGCTCATTGCTGGGCCAATCGTTCGATACAATATCGTTGCGGAACAAATAAAATCGCGCATTCATTCTTTTGAAAAATTTACAGAAGGCATTCAAATCTTTATTCTTGGACTAGCAAAGAAAGTTTTAATCGCCAATCAAGTTGGATTTGTTGCTGATAAAATTTTTGCCCTTCCTCCTTCAGAAATAGGTGTCGGCACAGCATGGATTGGCATTATTGCCTATACACTACAAATTTATTTCGATTTTAGTGGATACTCTGATATGGCAATTGGACTTGGGAAAATGTTCGGATTTGATTTCCCTCGCAATTTCCATTACCCATACATTTCAAAATCTATTTCGGAATTTTGGAGAAGATGGCATATTACACTCGGTTCTTGGTTTCGCGATTATGTATATATCCCGCTCGGGGGAAATCGCGTCTCTAAACTAGCCAACTATCGAAATGTATGTATCGTTTGGGGGCTCACTGGTTTATGGCATGGTGCAAGTTGGACGTTCCTTGCTTGGGGATTATATTACGGATTGATTATTTCGATTGAAAAAGCAGGTCTTGAAAAACTGTTACAAAAACTATGGAAACCGCTGCAACATATGTATGTATTATTACTTGTTATGATTGGATGGGTCTTTTTTCGCGCTGACAATTTTGCGTACTCGTTCCAATACTTACAATCAATGATCGGTCTTCATCATCCACTAACAGATGATAACACGATGTTATACTTACATGAATATGGTCTTGTCTTTCTCATTGCCTTCATTGCAGCAACACCAATTTTAATGCGCATTCAAAACGTACTCGAACTTGCGCCAAAGACGTATGCATTTTCTATGCAAATTGCACGTCCAATTATATTACTCACATTATTTATGATTTCGATTATGTATCTCGTTAATTCGACATATAATCCATTTATTTATTTTAGGTTCTAA
- a CDS encoding MBOAT family O-acyltransferase gives MLFNSFEFIFLFLPIAFLLYFLLNRFGYVTLAKVWLVLASLFFYSYWNVKYLPLMLVSLIVNYFIGMHLVQHRSKVLLTVGLLFNIGMLSYFKYYDFFLENVNELFGTHFALLSLTLPLAISFYTFQKIAFLVDTYHGETEACHFLDYALFITFFPQLIAGPIVHHAQIMPQFMDREKKRWQSKYIVLGIFVFAIGIFKKVGIADVLSPLVREGFDVQPSLTFVEAWLSSLAFTFQLYFDFSGYSDMAIGIALLFNITLPQNFNSPYKAVNIQDFWHRWHMTLSQFLTKYVYISLGGNRKGVTRTYVNIMIVFLISGLWHGAGWTFIFWGFLHGAASVIHRLWRKMGGCMPPWAGWLITFLFINITWVFFRATSWHDAIKVLKGMIGLNGFELANSVFPAFILQKMQFLAQYSISFTESYQVSQLDRTMVVYILGALCISFFLKNSIQLRDTFRPHIWNAVFTAILLVYSVLHLTSISEFLYFNF, from the coding sequence GTGTTATTTAACTCATTTGAGTTTATTTTTTTATTTTTACCAATCGCGTTTCTTTTATATTTTTTATTAAATAGATTTGGATATGTGACATTGGCAAAGGTATGGCTTGTGCTTGCATCGCTATTTTTCTATAGTTATTGGAATGTAAAGTATTTGCCGCTTATGTTAGTATCGCTTATTGTGAACTATTTTATTGGGATGCACCTTGTGCAGCATAGAAGTAAAGTGCTGTTAACGGTTGGTTTACTGTTTAATATCGGAATGCTTAGTTATTTTAAGTATTATGATTTCTTTTTAGAAAATGTAAACGAACTATTTGGAACGCATTTTGCATTGTTATCATTAACATTACCGCTTGCGATTAGTTTTTATACGTTCCAAAAGATTGCTTTTTTAGTAGATACATATCACGGAGAAACAGAAGCATGTCATTTTCTTGATTATGCGTTGTTTATTACGTTTTTCCCTCAATTGATTGCAGGTCCAATTGTGCATCATGCACAAATTATGCCGCAATTTATGGATCGTGAGAAGAAGCGTTGGCAATCGAAGTACATTGTGCTGGGGATATTCGTATTTGCAATTGGGATTTTTAAAAAAGTTGGGATTGCAGATGTGCTATCACCTCTTGTTCGGGAAGGATTTGATGTACAACCGAGTTTAACGTTTGTTGAAGCATGGCTATCGTCACTTGCTTTTACATTTCAACTGTATTTTGACTTTAGCGGGTATAGCGATATGGCAATTGGAATCGCTTTACTGTTCAATATTACATTGCCGCAAAACTTCAATTCACCGTATAAAGCAGTGAATATACAGGATTTTTGGCATCGCTGGCATATGACACTCAGTCAATTTTTAACGAAATATGTATATATTTCATTAGGTGGGAATCGTAAAGGCGTAACGCGAACGTATGTAAACATTATGATTGTCTTTTTAATTAGTGGTCTTTGGCACGGCGCTGGTTGGACCTTTATTTTCTGGGGATTTTTGCACGGGGCTGCTTCAGTGATTCATCGTTTATGGAGAAAGATGGGCGGGTGTATGCCGCCGTGGGCTGGTTGGCTGATTACATTCCTATTTATTAATATAACTTGGGTGTTTTTCCGTGCTACATCGTGGCATGATGCGATAAAAGTATTAAAAGGTATGATTGGCTTAAATGGATTTGAACTAGCAAACAGTGTGTTTCCTGCATTTATATTGCAGAAAATGCAGTTTTTGGCGCAGTATAGTATTTCGTTTACAGAAAGTTATCAAGTATCACAATTAGACCGGACGATGGTCGTTTATATTTTGGGTGCGTTATGTATTAGTTTCTTCTTAAAGAATTCTATTCAGTTAAGAGATACGTTTCGACCTCACATATGGAATGCAGTATTTACAGCAATATTGCTTGTATATAGCGTGCTACATTTAACAAGTATTAGTGAGTTTTTATATTTTAATTTCTAG